In one Candidatus Scalindua japonica genomic region, the following are encoded:
- a CDS encoding integrin alpha: MDFPRIKGSYTSFSKSRFRTLATTSLLFMLIGVAPVLSTCLISVSSMASVKKDTAVKLPAEASAGWWSKVQKQIRQSEYHVGWQDHSFLPYVKSAYQAPNRAQNLRTYFIRDGIRVIPRSSKGDDWIWGMSMSSYGFKGDIKAAGQAIPSYSGNGIYYQREGLIEWYINDEHGLEQGFTLDSPPRSNEPDPGTWIIIEMDLYGDLKASLNSMAGIVEFINTDGEVVLFYHKLHAFDSSGKELPSELALSDSGIEILVDTDQASYPVTIDPLITAPKPNWSAEGNQVDAVFGWSVSTAGDVNGDGYSDVIIGAELYDNGETNEGKAFVYHGSSFGLSATADWTVEGNKENAYFGFLVSTAGDVNGDGYDDVIIGAPLYSNGELYEGRAFVYHGSALGLSAAADWMDESNKVLAFFGVGLATAGDVNGDGFSDIIVGADSYNNGEFEEGMAFLYHGSSSGLSTTADWTDEGDQVSAYFGFSVSTAGDVNGDGYDDVIIGANGYDNGEVNEGKAFVYYGSSSGISTIADWEVESNQVNSVYGWAVSSAGDVNGDGYSDVIVGAPFYDNGEKNEGMVFMYLGSSSGLSINADWTAESDQEAALMGRLVSTAGDVNGDGYSDVIVGVHEYDNGEIDEGLAIVYLGSSTGLSMTGDWSAEGNQNRAIFGRSVSTAGDVNGDGYSDIIVSAPFYDNGESQEGKVFVYMGSPAGLGTTADWKAEGGQTSAYFGISATTAGDVNGDGFGDVIVGAYEFDSGEVNEGKVFMYLGSLLGPSTTADWEAEGDQANASFGVSVSTAGDVNGDGYSDIIVGANKYDNGETDEGRVFVYNGSSSGLGASAVWTAEGDQAYASFGVSVSTAGDVNGDGYSDIIIGSCTYDNGEIDEGKAFVYHGSASGLSITTDWTAEGNQGSANYGWSVSTAGDVNNDGYSEVIVGAPLYENGETNEGMASVYNGSSSGLSSAADWTAEGSQANAYFGISVSAAGDVNADGYGDVIVGAPLYGNGESYEGMASVYHGSFSGLNTLADWTVESDQALALFGISVSTAGDVNGDGYDDVIVGSRFYDNGETDEGMAVVYLGSSWGISPTAFWTAEGNQISAYFGWSVSTAGDVNGDGYSDVIVGAPLYNNGEADEGMAFLYLGSSSGLNTTSTGDWTGEGNQHSAYFGWSVSTAGDVNGDGYSDIIIGAYGYDSGEVNEGAAFVYHGSSSGFGTNADWTAEGNQGSASFGISVSTAGDVNGDGYSDVIVGANEFDNGNVNEGMANVYYGSAMGLNVPPDWTAEGNMDNAYFGWSVSNAGDVNNDGYSDVIVGSPFYTNGEASEGMAFVYLGSSAGLNTTADWTGEGNQGGAVFGRSVAAAGDINGDGYGDVVVGSPGYDNYVSGNNNVGRAFVYQGSLSGLSASENWMTEGTQLNEYYGWEVDTAGDVNGDGYGDVIVGGPGHDNVVTDDGMAFVYHGSLSGLSLTSDWNADGGQTGAFFGYSVSTAGDVNGDGYGDVIVGSPLADNGVIYEGMAFVYHGSSSGLNTNADWTAKSGMSASYFGITVSSAGDVNGDTFSDIIIGAYRYNNGEAEEGMAFVYQGSLSGLRTTE; the protein is encoded by the coding sequence ATGGATTTTCCCAGGATTAAAGGTTCATATACAAGTTTTTCCAAGTCTCGTTTCCGTACACTTGCGACAACCTCACTTCTCTTTATGCTTATCGGTGTAGCACCGGTCCTTAGTACATGCTTGATTTCAGTCTCCTCCATGGCTTCTGTGAAAAAAGATACAGCGGTCAAGCTGCCTGCTGAGGCTTCAGCAGGCTGGTGGTCTAAAGTGCAGAAACAAATCCGTCAGTCCGAGTATCATGTGGGCTGGCAGGACCACTCTTTTCTTCCGTATGTTAAATCAGCCTATCAGGCCCCCAACAGAGCACAAAACCTGCGCACCTATTTCATTCGTGATGGTATCCGGGTAATTCCACGATCTTCAAAAGGAGATGATTGGATCTGGGGTATGTCCATGAGTAGTTATGGTTTTAAAGGTGATATCAAGGCGGCTGGACAAGCAATACCCTCATATTCAGGAAATGGTATTTATTACCAGCGGGAAGGCTTGATCGAATGGTACATAAATGACGAACACGGTCTTGAACAGGGATTTACTCTCGATTCTCCTCCCCGATCAAATGAACCTGACCCGGGAACATGGATTATCATTGAAATGGATCTTTATGGTGACCTGAAAGCCAGCCTGAACAGTATGGCTGGTATCGTAGAATTTATAAATACAGATGGGGAAGTAGTGTTATTTTACCATAAACTCCATGCGTTTGATTCCTCCGGAAAGGAACTGCCATCCGAACTTGCCCTTTCTGATTCAGGAATTGAAATTCTCGTTGACACAGACCAGGCGTCTTACCCCGTCACTATTGATCCTCTCATTACGGCTCCCAAACCAAACTGGTCAGCCGAGGGCAACCAGGTCGATGCTGTTTTTGGCTGGTCAGTCTCGACGGCAGGCGATGTCAATGGCGACGGATATAGCGACGTCATAATAGGGGCAGAATTGTACGATAATGGTGAGACAAATGAGGGTAAGGCCTTTGTGTACCATGGCTCGTCCTTTGGTTTAAGTGCTACTGCGGACTGGACGGTAGAAGGAAATAAGGAAAATGCCTACTTTGGATTTTTGGTGTCTACAGCAGGCGATGTGAATGGTGATGGGTACGACGATGTTATCATTGGTGCACCTCTATACAGTAACGGTGAGCTTTATGAAGGGAGGGCCTTTGTGTACCATGGTTCCGCTCTGGGCCTGAGTGCCGCTGCGGACTGGATGGACGAGAGCAATAAGGTATTAGCTTTTTTTGGTGTGGGATTAGCCACTGCGGGTGATGTGAATGGCGACGGATTCAGCGACATCATCGTAGGAGCAGATAGTTACAACAATGGTGAATTTGAAGAAGGAATGGCTTTTCTGTACCACGGCTCATCATCAGGTCTTAGTACTACCGCTGACTGGACAGACGAGGGTGACCAGGTCAGTGCTTACTTTGGTTTTTCGGTCTCTACAGCAGGTGATGTCAATGGTGATGGGTACGACGATGTTATTATTGGAGCAAATGGTTATGACAATGGTGAGGTAAATGAGGGAAAGGCCTTTGTATACTACGGTTCATCATCAGGTATTAGCACGATAGCAGACTGGGAGGTTGAAAGCAATCAGGTCAATTCTGTTTATGGCTGGGCAGTATCCTCTGCAGGTGATGTCAATGGCGATGGATATAGCGACGTTATTGTCGGGGCGCCTTTCTACGACAATGGTGAAAAGAACGAGGGTATGGTCTTTATGTACCTGGGCTCATCTTCCGGCCTCAGTATCAATGCAGACTGGACTGCCGAAAGTGATCAGGAAGCTGCTTTGATGGGACGTCTGGTATCTACAGCCGGTGACGTGAACGGAGATGGATACAGCGACGTCATTGTCGGGGTTCATGAATATGACAATGGTGAGATTGATGAAGGGTTGGCCATCGTGTACCTGGGCTCATCTACAGGCCTTAGTATGACCGGGGACTGGTCAGCCGAGGGAAACCAGAACCGTGCTATTTTTGGCCGTTCAGTATCAACCGCAGGGGATGTAAATGGAGATGGATACAGCGACATCATTGTAAGCGCGCCTTTTTATGACAATGGTGAGAGTCAGGAGGGGAAAGTCTTTGTATACATGGGCTCACCTGCCGGGCTTGGGACAACTGCAGACTGGAAGGCTGAGGGTGGCCAGACATCTGCTTATTTTGGCATTTCCGCGACAACAGCAGGAGATGTGAATGGAGATGGATTTGGGGACGTTATAGTCGGGGCCTATGAATTCGATAGTGGTGAGGTTAATGAGGGTAAGGTTTTTATGTACCTGGGTTCTCTTCTTGGTCCGAGCACTACAGCAGACTGGGAGGCTGAAGGCGATCAGGCAAATGCCTCTTTCGGTGTATCCGTTTCCACGGCCGGGGATGTGAATGGGGATGGCTACAGCGATATAATAGTCGGAGCGAATAAATATGATAACGGCGAGACTGATGAGGGAAGGGTATTTGTGTATAATGGTTCATCATCGGGGCTGGGTGCTTCCGCGGTATGGACAGCCGAAGGTGATCAGGCATATGCTTCATTTGGTGTATCAGTATCTACCGCCGGAGATGTGAATGGTGATGGGTACAGTGATATCATTATAGGGTCATGCACATATGATAACGGTGAAATTGATGAGGGGAAGGCCTTTGTATACCACGGATCGGCATCAGGTCTTAGTATCACTACAGACTGGACGGCAGAGGGTAATCAGGGCAGCGCAAACTATGGCTGGTCAGTATCAACAGCCGGAGATGTGAATAACGATGGTTACAGTGAGGTAATTGTAGGGGCGCCGCTCTACGAGAACGGAGAGACAAATGAGGGAATGGCCTCTGTGTACAATGGATCTTCATCGGGCCTTAGTAGCGCGGCGGACTGGACAGCAGAAGGCAGTCAGGCTAATGCTTACTTTGGTATTTCAGTATCCGCGGCAGGTGATGTTAACGCTGATGGGTATGGTGATGTAATTGTAGGCGCGCCTCTTTATGGTAACGGTGAAAGCTATGAAGGGATGGCTTCTGTGTACCATGGCTCTTTTTCAGGGCTGAACACTCTTGCAGACTGGACAGTGGAGAGTGACCAGGCATTAGCCCTGTTTGGTATTTCGGTGTCCACAGCAGGAGATGTGAATGGTGATGGATATGATGATGTCATTGTCGGATCACGCTTTTATGATAATGGCGAGACAGATGAGGGTATGGCCGTTGTATACCTCGGTTCTTCCTGGGGTATTAGCCCTACTGCATTCTGGACAGCCGAGGGAAACCAGATCAGTGCGTACTTTGGCTGGTCAGTATCTACAGCGGGTGATGTGAATGGAGATGGCTACAGTGATGTTATTGTTGGGGCCCCGCTCTATAATAACGGAGAAGCTGATGAGGGAATGGCGTTTTTGTATCTTGGTTCATCCTCCGGTCTTAATACTACCAGTACCGGGGATTGGACAGGAGAGGGAAACCAGCACAGTGCGTACTTCGGCTGGTCAGTATCAACGGCCGGAGATGTAAATGGAGATGGCTACAGTGATATAATCATTGGAGCGTATGGGTATGATAGTGGTGAGGTTAATGAAGGAGCAGCTTTTGTGTACCACGGCTCTTCCTCTGGATTCGGAACGAACGCTGACTGGACAGCCGAAGGTAATCAGGGATCTGCCTCTTTTGGTATCTCTGTATCTACAGCAGGAGATGTGAATGGTGATGGGTATAGTGACGTGATTGTGGGTGCGAATGAATTTGACAATGGAAATGTTAATGAGGGCATGGCCAATGTGTACTATGGTTCTGCAATGGGCCTTAATGTGCCTCCGGACTGGACGGCCGAGGGGAACATGGACAATGCATATTTTGGCTGGTCAGTATCCAATGCCGGAGACGTGAATAATGATGGATACAGTGATGTGATCGTGGGGTCACCATTTTATACTAATGGTGAGGCCTCTGAGGGAATGGCATTTGTTTACCTTGGCTCTTCTGCAGGACTTAACACTACAGCGGACTGGACAGGCGAAGGAAATCAGGGAGGAGCTGTTTTTGGACGTTCAGTAGCCGCGGCCGGAGATATCAACGGAGATGGGTATGGTGATGTGGTTGTTGGTTCGCCGGGATATGACAATTACGTAAGTGGTAATAATAATGTTGGGAGAGCTTTTGTGTATCAAGGCTCATTATCTGGTCTCAGTGCCAGTGAGAACTGGATGACTGAGGGAACGCAGTTAAATGAATATTATGGCTGGGAAGTAGATACAGCAGGAGATGTGAATGGTGATGGATACGGTGATGTTATAGTAGGAGGTCCTGGACATGACAACGTTGTGACTGATGATGGAATGGCTTTTGTATATCATGGGTCACTGTCAGGGCTCAGCCTCACGTCAGACTGGAATGCCGATGGTGGTCAGACAGGTGCTTTCTTTGGTTATTCTGTGTCTACAGCAGGAGATGTCAATGGCGACGGGTATGGTGATGTCATTGTAGGATCTCCTCTTGCAGACAACGGTGTTATTTATGAGGGAATGGCCTTTGTCTATCACGGATCGTCATCTGGCCTTAATACAAACGCTGACTGGACAGCTAAATCCGGCATGAGTGCTTCTTACTTTGGTATTACCGTGTCGTCAGCAGGCGATGTAAATGGTGATACCTTCAGTGATATAATTATTGGTGCTTATAGATATAATAACGGAGAGGCTGAAGAGGGAATGGCCTTTGTTTATCAAGGCTCATTATCGGGTCTGCGTACTACTGAGTAA
- a CDS encoding aryl-sulfate sulfotransferase yields the protein MKRLLITLFLFSLVTGLNSLITRGSSGSESFWSGDEIPAVTELPPNNGEIPLAQLLHNFLAGHVSTGWPGWLTGLQNTIENFNNRNGDVGVTIYFPEESWSGYTLLGGTRFGPEGPINNSTLIDMQGNVIKEWPLMGRPAKLLPGGHVMGGVMSAGSGGLDMAELVQMDWCGNQIWSWTGSGGEGGARWHHDYQREGNPVGYFSPYQLPLLQDGKTLILSNDFPPLEETCPDPVNNRDNCISEMPLLDDVVYEVDWEGNILWEWHAYEHYDQMGFDETAKEAIRTNKVFTLEGSPETDWQHVNAVSYLGINVWYSLMGDERFHPDNIILDGRSSNITAIIARHDHPQGDWQSGDIVWKIGPDFSQGNDEHKLGQIIGQHMAHMIPINLPGGGNILLFDNGGNAGFGSLIPGLPPHFPNKYRIYSRVIEFNPLSLEIVWEYELKQPSEGERKFFSPFLSGAQRLPNTNTLITEGVTGRVFEITQEGKIVWEYIWPHEAPPGFPFPAIVYRAYRVPPWWLPENLDCPE from the coding sequence ATGAAAAGACTGTTAATTACACTTTTTTTATTTTCCCTGGTAACAGGGTTAAATAGCCTTATTACAAGAGGAAGTTCCGGAAGTGAATCATTTTGGTCCGGAGACGAAATCCCGGCAGTAACCGAATTACCTCCAAATAATGGTGAGATACCGTTGGCACAGTTATTACATAATTTTCTGGCAGGCCATGTGTCAACCGGATGGCCTGGATGGCTTACTGGACTCCAGAATACAATAGAAAATTTTAATAACAGAAACGGTGATGTGGGTGTGACGATCTATTTCCCTGAGGAGAGTTGGTCTGGCTATACGCTTTTGGGCGGAACTCGTTTTGGTCCTGAGGGGCCAATAAACAATTCTACCCTGATCGATATGCAGGGTAACGTTATAAAAGAATGGCCACTCATGGGGCGTCCAGCCAAATTACTTCCAGGTGGTCACGTTATGGGTGGTGTTATGAGTGCGGGGTCAGGGGGTCTGGATATGGCAGAACTGGTACAAATGGATTGGTGTGGTAATCAGATATGGTCGTGGACAGGTTCTGGGGGTGAAGGAGGGGCCAGATGGCATCATGATTATCAGAGAGAAGGAAACCCTGTAGGTTATTTTTCGCCTTATCAATTACCACTATTACAGGATGGAAAGACCCTGATCCTTTCCAATGATTTTCCTCCTTTAGAGGAAACATGTCCAGACCCGGTTAACAACAGGGACAATTGTATAAGTGAAATGCCTTTGTTAGATGACGTAGTCTATGAAGTAGACTGGGAGGGAAATATCCTCTGGGAATGGCACGCATATGAGCACTATGATCAAATGGGGTTTGATGAGACTGCTAAAGAAGCCATAAGGACAAATAAGGTTTTTACGCTTGAAGGGTCTCCGGAGACTGATTGGCAGCATGTTAACGCTGTGTCTTATCTTGGCATAAATGTCTGGTATTCTCTAATGGGCGATGAGCGCTTTCATCCGGACAATATTATCCTGGATGGCAGAAGTTCAAATATCACAGCCATTATAGCCAGACATGATCATCCCCAGGGAGACTGGCAATCTGGAGATATTGTCTGGAAAATAGGTCCTGATTTTTCACAGGGTAACGATGAACATAAACTGGGACAGATAATTGGACAGCATATGGCACACATGATCCCGATTAATCTACCCGGTGGGGGTAACATTCTGTTGTTTGACAATGGAGGAAATGCCGGGTTCGGGTCATTGATACCTGGGTTGCCACCACACTTTCCCAATAAATACAGGATCTACTCACGTGTTATAGAATTTAATCCCCTGTCACTTGAAATTGTGTGGGAGTACGAGCTTAAACAGCCATCCGAGGGTGAACGAAAGTTTTTCAGCCCATTTTTAAGCGGTGCCCAGAGACTTCCAAACACGAATACCTTGATTACGGAAGGAGTTACCGGACGTGTTTTCGAGATTACACAGGAAGGTAAAATAGTCTGGGAATATATCTGGCCACATGAGGCGCCGCCTGGCTTTCCATTTCCTGCTATAGTCTATCGTGCGTACCGAGTACCACCCTGGTGGCTACCCGAGAACCTCGATTGTCCGGAATAG
- a CDS encoding SGNH/GDSL hydrolase family protein has translation MRKKFNFLRTLVMRSMIDITILSTSIFLPMVCFALTPNPVMTGMGDSIGEGVQSGDANFATQPSSYLNLLTRQIGFELHVPLIQSSPTGVVGDTSNRSRLMPFDQATNLSVSGADVNSMINDKADALSIGEIDSETDLVLFPQLGSQLEIAESLNSLLTVCWIGNNDALSAATSFDQLDGSQLTPVPEFQSDFQEIAQRLVTPGKAVVFANIPYVSDIAFLIDRQDLIKFLGSDFGLPEGDLTSIVVMFLIMLGIDDGSLLNNPDYVLDSGEIQLIEQRTDVFNQIIQETAAGLGMPVVNINALFNQIAANPPSPFGLTLTTRFLGGIFSLDGVHPSNFAHAVIANAFIQTINSSFNANIPLISNNDLLQILITDPFVDKDNDGRVTGRFGAGLLETLAPFLGISGDPNDFAPNNLPSNSDIVTADAFKNGFLSLKGKNPEQATEWDKDEFIKIFKDIFSPEIILK, from the coding sequence ATGAGAAAAAAATTCAATTTTTTAAGAACTTTGGTTATGAGAAGTATGATTGATATTACTATTCTTTCAACATCTATTTTTCTTCCTATGGTATGTTTTGCGCTGACTCCAAACCCGGTTATGACAGGGATGGGAGATAGTATCGGTGAAGGAGTTCAATCTGGTGATGCTAATTTTGCAACACAGCCCTCCAGTTATCTCAACTTACTGACCAGGCAGATTGGCTTTGAATTACATGTTCCACTGATTCAATCAAGTCCTACTGGAGTGGTTGGGGACACTTCAAACCGGTCTCGCCTTATGCCGTTCGATCAAGCTACAAATCTTTCTGTATCGGGTGCAGATGTAAATTCAATGATTAATGATAAGGCGGACGCGCTGAGTATCGGAGAAATCGATTCAGAAACCGATTTAGTCTTATTTCCCCAGTTAGGAAGTCAACTGGAAATTGCCGAGTCCCTTAACTCATTGCTTACCGTTTGTTGGATAGGTAATAACGATGCTCTTTCAGCAGCCACCTCTTTCGATCAGCTGGATGGGTCTCAATTAACCCCTGTTCCAGAGTTTCAATCCGACTTTCAAGAAATTGCTCAGAGATTAGTTACGCCAGGTAAAGCAGTTGTTTTTGCTAATATTCCTTATGTCTCAGATATTGCTTTTCTTATTGACCGTCAAGATCTGATTAAATTTCTTGGCTCAGATTTTGGCCTGCCAGAAGGAGATTTAACGAGTATCGTTGTTATGTTTCTTATAATGCTGGGGATAGATGACGGCAGTTTACTCAACAATCCGGATTATGTTCTCGATTCGGGAGAGATACAACTTATTGAACAAAGAACAGATGTATTTAACCAGATAATTCAAGAGACCGCTGCAGGGCTTGGCATGCCTGTTGTTAATATTAACGCTTTATTTAATCAGATTGCCGCGAATCCTCCTTCACCTTTCGGCCTCACCCTTACAACCCGTTTCCTTGGTGGTATTTTCAGCCTGGACGGTGTCCATCCATCAAATTTTGCGCATGCGGTTATAGCCAATGCTTTTATTCAGACAATCAACAGCAGTTTCAACGCGAACATACCTCTTATCAGTAATAATGACCTCCTGCAAATTCTTATTACTGACCCGTTTGTAGATAAAGACAATGACGGAAGAGTTACCGGCAGATTTGGTGCGGGACTTTTAGAAACTTTAGCGCCTTTTCTGGGAATATCCGGAGATCCTAATGATTTTGCACCAAATAATTTGCCGAGCAATAGTGACATAGTTACTGCAGACGCTTTCAAAAATGGTTTTCTCTCTTTAAAAGGAAAAAACCCTGAGCAGGCCACTGAATGGGATAAAGACGAATTTATTAAAATCTTTAAAGATATTTTCAGTCCTGAGATTATTTTAAAATAG